One genomic window of Gallus gallus isolate bGalGal1 chromosome 34, bGalGal1.mat.broiler.GRCg7b, whole genome shotgun sequence includes the following:
- the BAZ2A gene encoding bromodomain adjacent to zinc finger domain protein 2A isoform X2 has product MDTDNHFGFAGIPPAPTASGLKPTAPSSGDNPYSNGAALSFPPQGKSLNGGMNVNGFSTVSHTTTSGTFTSSTHSSGPPPHLHHPYDCLWDYTQFQPPGGLKDGSLAQFPLNGVSGGSRPPSPGHGANLRAAGTELWGNGTSGSMGLNFDSQELYDSFPEQSFELLPNGPTSFYAAPQPSPLLGSGEPPFPLPEEDLGGDADDAEASKELQPSSMAENGAGLVGSMELEDAQPDLKLCAYNGAAPTAVPLSRQSPGLTPPTAASLGSASPMGAPLEDAQLLSGDPLEPFEALARDPDTDDLYAMDETQLVGDKSPLEEPPDDAPGPPLHAASPFSLLAAHRPAPPLLPSPGSPPPLHDSSPELSSSHAGPAQSGSLELSTALEPESPNPSAEEEEEEEEEEEEEEEVADSCTEASAAPEGESKEEAAPLSTSVGGDVPRRRIATPEEVRFPLQHGWRREVRIKRGNHRWQGETWYYGPCGKRMKQFPEVIKYLNRNVVQDVRREHFSFSPRMPVGDFYEERDTPEGLQWVKLSPEEIPSRIQAITGKRGRPRNAEKAKPKELPAVKRGRGRPPKVRMVDLLSKTDARLLKRLEAQEVLSDEDKLKMSKIKKKMRRKAKNKQKQEAKAPKAKEAKKKSKAKEKKGKAEKGKEKGRPKEKKGKGPRRVDKGLLAQRRLEERRRQQLILEEMKKPTEDMCLADHQPLPTFSRIPGLVLPSRAFSHCLTVLEFLQSYGKVLGFDPSRDVPSLSTLQEGLLGVGGSAGAVQDLLVRLLQAALYDPGLPPYCQSLKILGEKVSEISLNRDTVSEVLRCFLTAHGAEAELCTGLRTKPFQALLPERKAAILAFLVNELNSSARIISEIDKTLESMSAYRKNKWIIEGRLRRLKVALAKRTGRPESELMALEDGRRRRSSRLCEEPGLELEEEEEGRGRRSRRDEEADTSTSSIPELERQIEKLAKRQMFFRKKLLHSSQTLRAASLGQDRYRRRYWVLPHLGGIFVEGAEVPEERPEEPPEQKVLCPVPAVKEEPPEPEVPAPVPQRVTMNCVAARARGRPRKSREEPPPPPPVPPPVPPPISLPVPPKSPPINGALEETLALGQSQHDLSQSAFLSWLSQTQPSLLTDAVLTPDSSPGAGDVGLPPLEASSDPTEEESSTETADMQGQWFSPLPRDDRIPHAPSSAEPPPPHREQPHREQPHREQPHREQPKASTRQLNGLPADDPTSPLLASTPVPAGARAPPACPRGRNSLEKLQDPPGQPKRRGRPPTKFFKQMEQKYLTQLTEQPVPPEMRSGWWWLQDPEQLEAVARALHPRGIREKALHKHLTKHREYLREVCLRAATDPIFHPRPEAAAVTAASQEALAQWSVMERAYEADLSVLQWVEELEQRVLMADLQIRGWTCPSPDSTRTDLRYCEHKVEPLEDITVRSRRDGLPPRREDTNPLDLAVLRLAALEQNVERRYLKEPLWAPHEVVLEKAVLSGPEELSPTEIAYEITPRVRTWRQTLERCRSAAQVSLCIHQLERSIAWEKSVNKVTCLVCRRGDDDENLLLCDGCDRGCHLYCHRPRMAAVPEGDWFCSVCVSRAQQYPEPLTPRRGKKRKRGRVPGGGAAEEDGSPRRRAASRRPDGASPAKRRAAPPRGPPGDLTFCEIILMEMEAHEDAWPFLEPVNPRLVPGYRRVIKHPMDFSTMRVRLLRGGYSSAAQFRADATLVFDNCRTFNEDDSAVGRAGHNMRRFFQSRWDEFYQGPPQH; this is encoded by the exons ATGGACACCGATAACCATTTTGGCTTTGCGGGTATTCCCCCCGCACCCACCGCCTCAGGACTGAAACCCACCGCGCCTTCCTCAGGGGACAACCCGTACAGCAACGGGGCCGCGCTCAGCTTCCCCCCCCAGGGGAAAA GTCTGAACGGGGGCATGAATGTCAACGGCTTCTCTACTGTATCTCACACCACTACTTCAGGGACCTTCACCTCCAGCACGCATTCCTCGgggccccccccccacctccaccaCCCCTACGACTGCCTCTGGGACTACACGCAGTTCCAGCCCCCCGGCGGCCTCAAGGACGGCAGCCTCGCTCAGTTCCCCCTCAACGGCGTCTCCGGGGGGTCCCGGCCCCCCTCCCCGGGGCACGGCGCGAACCTTCGGGCCGCGGGGACGGAGCTGTGGGGCAACGGCACCTCCGGCTCCATGGGGCTGAACTTCGACTCGCAGGAGCTGTACGACTCCTTCCCCGAGCAGAGCTTCGAGCTGCTGCCCAACGGCCCCACCAGCTTCTATGCGGCCCCGCAGCCGTCCCCTCTGCTGGGCTCCGGAGAGCCGCCCTTCCCTCTGCCCGAGGAGGACTTGGGGGGCGATGCGGACGATGCCGAGGCctccaaggagctgcagccctccagCATGGCTGAGAACGGGGCCGGGCTGGTGGGCAGCATGGAGCTGGAGGATGCACAGCCAG ATCTGAAGCTCTGCGCTTACAACGGCGCGGCGCCCACCGCGGTGCCGCTGAGCCGGCAGAGCCCCGGCCTGACCCCCCCCACGGCCGCCAGCCTGGGGTCCGCATCGCCTATGGGCGCACCGCTGGAGGACGCGCAGCTGCTGAGCGGAGACCCCCTGGAGCCCTTCGAGGCTTTGGCCAGAG ACCCCGACACCGATGACCTCTATGCGATGGATGAGACGCAGCTGGTGGGCGACAAATCCCCCCTGGAGGAACCCCCCGACGACGCGCCCGGCCCCCCCCTGCACGCCGCCAGCCCCTTCAGCCTGCTGGCAGCCCACCGCCCGGCCCCCCCGCTGCTGCCCAGCCCCGGCTCGCCGCCCCCCCTGCACG acagcagcccggagctgagcagcagccacgCAGGGCCGGCGCAGTCGGGGTCCCTGGAGCTCAGCACCGCGCTGGAGCCCGaatccccaaatccttctgctgaggaagaggaggaggaagaagaagaagaagaggaggaggaggaggtggctgACAGCTGCACGGAGGCTTCGGCCGCTCCGGAAGGAGAGAGCAAAGAGGAGGCTGCCCCGCTGAGCACATCGGTGGGAG gcGACGTCCCACGCAGGCGCATCGCCACCCCCGAGGAGGTTCGCTTCCCTCTGCAGCACGG GTGGAGGAGGGAGGTGCGCATCAAAAGGGGGAACCACCGCTGGCAGGGGGAGACGTGGTACTATGGGCCCTGTGGGAAGAGGATGAAGCAGTTCCCGGAGGTGATCAAG taccTAAATAGGAACGTGGTGCAGGACGTCCGCAGGGAGCACTTCAGCTTCAGCCCCCGAATGCCGGTGGGGGATTTCTATGAGGAGAGGGACACGCCGGAG GGTCTGCAGTGGGTGAAGCTGAGCCCCGAGGAGATCCCGTCCCGCATCCAGGCCATCACCGGGAAGCGCGGCCGACCCCGCAACGCCGAGAAGGCCAAACCCAAAGAGCTGCCGGCCGTGAAGCGCGGCCGCGGGCGGCCCCCCAAAGTGCGGATGGTGGATCTGCTGAGCAAGACGGACGCGCGGCTGCTGAAGAGGCTGGAGGCTCAAG AGGTGCTCAGCGATGAGGACAAGCTGAAGATGAGCAAAATCAAGAAGAAGATGAGGCGGAAG GCCAAGAACAAGCAGAAGCAGGAGGCGAAAGCTCCCAAAGCGAAGGAGGCCAAGAAGAAATCCAAG GCCAAGGAGAAGAAGGGCAAAGCGGAGAAGGGCAAAGAGAAGGGGCGGCCCAAGGAGAAGAAGGGCAAAGGGCCGCGCAGGGTGGACAAAGGGCTGCTGGCCCAGCGGCGCCTGGAGGAGCGGCGACGGCAGCAGCTGATCCTGGAGGAGATGAAGAAGCCGACGGAGGATATGTGCCTGGCAGACCACCAg CCGCTGCCCACCTTCTCGCGCATCCCAGGCCTGGTGCTGCCCAGCCGCGCCTTCTCCCACTGCCTGACGGTGCTGGAGTTCCTGCAGAGCTACGGCAAGGTGCTGGGATTCGACCCCAGCAGGGACGTGCCCAGCCTGAGCAcgctgcaggaggggctgctgggggtgggcGGCAGCGCCGGCGCCGTGCAGGACCTGCTGGTGCggctgctgcaggctgcgcTCTACGACCCCGGGCTGCCCCCCTACTGCCAG TCCCTGAAGATCCTGGGTGAGAAGGTGTCAGAGATCAGCCTGAACCGGGACACCGTCTCGGAGGTGCTGCGCTGCTTCCTGACGGCACACGGGGCTGAAGCTGAGCTGTGCACGGGGCTGCGCACCAAACCCTTCCAGGCGCTGCTCCCGGAGCGCAAAGCTGCCATCCTCGCCTTCCTGGTCAATGAGCTCAACAGCAGCGCCCGCATCATCAG TGAGATTGACAAGACGCTGGAGAGCATGTCGGCATATAGGAAGAACAAATGGATCATCGAGGGACGGCTGCGCCG GTTGAAGGTGGCTCTGGCCAAGAGGACGGGCCGCCCCGAGTCGGAGCTGATGGCGTTGGAGGACGGGCGACGCCGACGCAGCTCCCGTCTGTGTGAGGAGCCCgggctggagctggaggaggaggaggagggtcgGGGCCGCCGCTCCCGCCGGGACGAGGAG GCTGACACGTCCACCTCCAGCATCCCTGAGCTCGAGCGGCAGATCGAGAAGCTGGCCAAG CGGCAGATGTTCTTCCGTAAGAAGCTGCTCCACTCCTCGCAGACGCTGCGGGCGGCCTCGCTGGGCCAGGACCGGTACCGGCGGCGGTATTGGGTGCTGCCCCACCTGGGGGGGATCTTCGTGGAGGGGGCAGAAG TGCCCGAGGAGCGGCCGGAGGAGCCCCCGGAGCAGAAGGTGCTGTGCCCGGTGCCCGCGGTGAAGGAGGAGCCGCCGGAGCCCGAGGTGCCGGCGCCGGTTCCCCAACGGGTCACCATGAACTGTGTGGCTGCACGCGCCCGGGGGAGGCCGCggaagagcagagaggagcCACCCCCCCCACCGCCCGTCCCCCCGCCCGTCCCCCCACCCATCTCCCTGCCCGTCCCCCCCAAATCGCCGCCCATCAATGGGGCCCTGGAGGAAACGCTGGCGCTGGGGCAAAGCCAACACGACCTCAGCCAGTCCGCCTTCCTGTCGTGGCTCAGCCAGACGCAGCCCTCGCTGCTCACCGACGCTGTGCTCACCCCGGACAGCAGCCCCGGAgcgggggatgtggggctgcccccccTCGAGGCCTCGTCTGACCCCAcagaggaggagagcagcacagagactGCAGACATGCAGGGGCAGTGGTTCAGCCCTCTGCCCCGCGATGACCGAATCCCCCACGCGCCCTCCTCGGCTGAGCCCCCACCGCCCcacag ggagcagccccacagggagcagccccacagggagcagccccacagggagCAGCCCAAGGCCTCGACCAGGCAG CTGAATGGGCTCCCAGCGGATGACCCCACCTCCCCTCTGCTCGCCTCCACCCCGGTCCCCGCCGGTGCCCGGGCCCCCCCCGCATGCCCCCGCGGCCGGaacagcctggagaagctgcaggaCCCCCCAGGGCAACCCAAGCGCCGGGGGCGGCCCCCCACCAAGTTCTTCAAGCAGATGGAGCAGAAGTACCTGACGCAGCTGACGGAGCAGCCGGTTCCCCCGG AGATGCGGAGCGGGTGGTGGTGGCTGCAGGACCCCGAGCAGCTGGAGGCGGTGGCACGAGCGCTGCACCCGCGTGGCATCCGGGAGAAAGCACTGCACAAACACCTGACCAAGCACAGGGAGTACCTGCGGGAGGTCTGCCTGCGTGCTGCCACGG accccatcTTCCACCCCCGCCCCGAGGCGGCCGCCGTCACCGCCGCATCTCAGGAAGCGTTGGCCCAATGGTCGGTGATGGAGAGGGCGTATGAGGCCGACCTGTCGGTGCTGCAGTGGgtggaggagctggagcagcGTGTGCTGATGGCTGACCTGCAGATCCGg GGCTGGACGTGCCCCAGCCCCGACTCCACGCGCACCGACCTGCGCTACTGCGAGCACAAAGTGGAGCCTCTGGAGGACATCACGGTGCGCAGCCGGCGGGATGGGCTCCCCCCGCGCCGCGAGGACACCAACCCTCTGGACCTGGCAGTGCTGCGCCTGGCAGCGTTGGAGCAGAACGTGGAGCGGCGGTACCTGAAGGAACCGCTGTGGGCGCCGCACGAGGTGGTGCTGGAGAAGGCGGTGCTGAGCGGCCCCGAGGAGCTGAGCCCTACGGAGAt CGCCTACGAGATCACCCCCCGCGTGCGGACGTGGCGGCAGACGTTGGAGCGGTGCCGCAGTGCAGCGCAGGTGTCGCTGTGCATCCACCAACTGGAGCGCTCCATCGCCTGGGAGAAGTCGGTCAACAAAGTG ACGTGCCTGGTGTGCCGGCGTGGGGATGACGATGAGaacctgctgctgtgtgatggCTGCGACCGCGGCTGCCACCTCTACTGCCACCGCCCGCGCATGGCGGCCGTGCCCGAGGGCGACTGGTTCTGCTCCGTCTGCGTCTCACGG gCACAGCAGTACCCGGAGCCCCTCACCCCGCGGCGGGGGAAGAAGCGGAAGCGGGGCCGCGTGCCCGGGGGGGGCGCAGCGGAGGAGGACGGCAGCCCCCGGCGCAGGGCGGCATCGCGGCGTCCCGACGGGGCGTCCCCGGCCAAGCGGCGCGCAGCGCCCCCGAGGGG